One Myxococcota bacterium DNA segment encodes these proteins:
- a CDS encoding HAD-IG family 5'-nucleotidase: MTLRYFSPIDQELLQRVGAPKALERDPTRAIYTNRNLDLSAIKAVGYDMDYTLANYHKEPMENLQYNMTVEYLVKKLGYPKELYALNYNPSLSIRGLVLDKRYGHLLKMDMHGRVWRAQHGYRPLDSVEIDGIYRNHRIKMTQDFASLDTLFAMPEASLYCDLVNHFKDKSLNYGRIFDDIRHAIDTIHSDDSLKSVIRDNLSTYVESHSDIALTLHKTRSSGKKLFLLTNSHWDYTQTIMSYLLGNWMSYFDFVITASQKPAFFTEMNPFKRLHGEPQHQIFEGGNIHEFEKMADVRGEEILYVGDHIYGDIVRSKKETLWRTCLIVEELPKELELSMRYNPELDKLGRIDTERLELGNEIGLHRVLLAYLDSAKLVAEAAAVRREMEQAKKHLADLDKEMDVVQDALERRFHPFWGELFHEHHDLSRFGAQVRSYACIYTGKVTNFLHYSPLHGFRKEGELMSHDHQFRALT; encoded by the coding sequence GTGACATTGCGTTATTTTTCTCCCATCGATCAAGAATTGCTTCAACGAGTTGGCGCACCCAAAGCTTTGGAGCGGGACCCTACTAGAGCGATCTATACCAATCGTAATTTAGACTTGTCTGCCATTAAAGCCGTTGGCTACGACATGGATTATACGCTGGCTAACTACCACAAAGAGCCCATGGAAAATCTGCAGTACAACATGACTGTAGAGTACCTGGTTAAAAAGCTCGGCTATCCTAAAGAGTTATATGCGCTGAATTATAACCCAAGCCTAAGCATTCGAGGTTTGGTGCTAGACAAGCGCTATGGCCACTTATTGAAAATGGACATGCACGGCCGCGTGTGGCGTGCTCAACATGGCTACAGACCTTTGGATTCAGTCGAAATAGACGGTATCTATAGAAACCACCGCATCAAGATGACGCAGGATTTTGCCTCGCTGGACACGCTTTTCGCTATGCCTGAAGCCTCGCTGTATTGCGATCTGGTGAACCACTTCAAAGACAAGTCGCTCAACTACGGCCGCATATTTGACGATATTAGGCATGCCATCGATACCATCCATTCGGACGATTCGCTCAAATCGGTGATTCGAGACAATTTAAGCACATACGTTGAATCGCATTCAGATATTGCGTTAACCCTGCATAAGACCCGTTCTTCGGGCAAAAAACTATTTCTGTTGACCAACAGCCATTGGGATTACACGCAAACCATCATGAGCTATCTGCTGGGCAACTGGATGAGCTATTTTGACTTTGTAATCACAGCCAGTCAAAAGCCAGCTTTCTTCACTGAGATGAACCCATTTAAACGCCTGCATGGCGAGCCGCAACATCAAATTTTTGAAGGCGGCAACATTCATGAATTCGAAAAAATGGCAGATGTTCGCGGCGAAGAGATTTTATATGTTGGCGATCATATCTACGGCGATATCGTTCGAAGCAAGAAAGAAACGCTGTGGCGCACCTGCCTGATCGTCGAAGAATTACCTAAAGAGCTTGAGCTTTCCATGCGCTATAACCCAGAGCTAGATAAGCTCGGCCGCATAGATACCGAGCGCTTGGAGCTGGGCAATGAAATCGGCCTGCACCGGGTCCTTTTGGCCTACTTAGACTCAGCCAAACTTGTCGCTGAAGCGGCTGCCGTTAGACGCGAGATGGAACAGGCCAAAAAGCACCTGGCTGATTTAGACAAAGAAATGGATGTGGTTCAAGATGCGCTGGAGCGCCGTTTTCATCCCTTCTGGGGTGAGCTTTTCCACGAGCATCATGATTTAAGTCGTTTCGGCGCTCAAGTTCGGTCGTATGCTTGTATCTATACGGGCAAAGTAACCAACTTTCTGCACTATAGTCCGCTGCACGGCTTTCGAAAAGAAGGCGAGTTGATGAGCCACGATCATCAGTTTAGAGCTTTGACATAA
- a CDS encoding CpsB/CapC family capsule biosynthesis tyrosine phosphatase — protein sequence MIDLHCHLAYGVDDGAQTQSDSIALALALEQAGVTHVACTSHFRRDRAWMNNASVQKQIHSKLDALLGDKGPIRIKGAEHYLDELLLESCRSKQAVPYELNGKQSSWILLELPYQTPPPKLMDVLFRIQTTGYKILLAHLERFPYVYAYPEKVEALRNAGCLIQVNLGSLAGAYGKEYQLAAEKLLKGGQVDVLAGDCHHADDVGRFIVEGLKAAKGLIGGADLRRLTVDNPSEIVGL from the coding sequence ATGATCGACTTGCATTGCCATCTAGCTTATGGCGTTGACGATGGCGCTCAAACTCAGAGCGACTCTATCGCTTTGGCACTAGCGTTGGAGCAAGCTGGTGTCACTCATGTGGCTTGTACTTCGCATTTTCGCCGCGACAGAGCTTGGATGAATAACGCCTCGGTTCAAAAACAGATTCATAGTAAGTTAGACGCCTTGCTGGGCGATAAAGGGCCCATCAGAATTAAGGGCGCTGAACATTATCTGGACGAACTGCTATTGGAATCTTGTCGCAGTAAGCAAGCTGTACCTTACGAGTTGAATGGCAAACAAAGCTCTTGGATTTTGTTGGAGCTGCCCTATCAAACGCCACCGCCTAAGTTGATGGACGTTTTGTTCAGGATACAGACGACGGGATACAAGATCCTTTTGGCGCATTTGGAACGATTCCCTTATGTCTATGCCTATCCTGAAAAAGTAGAAGCCTTACGCAATGCCGGCTGCTTGATTCAGGTAAACCTAGGCTCTTTAGCTGGCGCTTACGGCAAAGAGTATCAACTCGCTGCGGAAAAGCTTTTGAAGGGCGGCCAGGTGGATGTTTTGGCCGGTGACTGTCACCACGCTGATGATGTTGGGCGGTTTATCGTGGAAGGCTTGAAAGCGGCGAAGGGCTTAATCGGTGGGGCCGACCTAAGAAGACTAACCGTAGACAACCCCAGTGAAATTGTAGGCCTGTAA